TCGGACCAACAGCAGTACATTAAAGCTTGCATTCGCGTCCATTGATAAGACTTACCCGCGTTATATTGATCACTGAGATAAAATGATAGGCGTTGACCCTGCATCATGCCAGTCGACCTGTTACGGACCTAATCTCAAGTCCAGACCACAACGAATTGTTATTATTGTAATCGCCAGTTTTATCAATATAGTCGGCTATCTTAACCGATCGTCCGGCAAGAGGCCAATACAAGATCACTGCGAATCCAGTAATCCGTGATCCTGCTAGCGCTTTTATGGTCTGGTAAAAATAATCGCTGCGAAGATCTGGCTTATACAGGCAGCAGGCTTTTATGCGGCTGCTTTGCCGTTTCTCGCACCAGCTTGGGTAACATATAGCCGGCCAGCGCAGCTTGCATTTGCCGGTAAAGTTGTCTGGCTTGATCATCGCTGACGAGAAAGTGCTCGGCGCCCTGCACCTTATCCAGTAGGTGCAGATAATAGGCCTGAATATCCGCCTGGTGTAGGCTGTGGCAAAGCGCGGTTTGCGCGGCCAGGCTATCGTTGACCCCCCGTAACAGCACGCTTTGATTGAGTAAACGCACGCCGGCACGCTGCAGCAACTGGCAGGCTTCACGCAATTCGCTGGCGATTTCTTGCGCATGATTAATATGCAGCACCAAGACGATTTTCAGCCGGCTGCCGGCTAGTAAGGACAATAGCGAGTCGGTGATGCGCTCGGGCATAACTACTGGGATGCGACTGTGGATACGTAAGGTTGTCAGCTGCGACAGTGGTTCTAGCTTGTGTATCAGTGCGGCGAGTTGGCTGTCGTTGCTGGACAGCGGATCGCCACCAGACAGAATTACCTCGTTGATCGCGCTATCGGCGGCTATATAATCTGCTGCTTGCTGCCAATCAGCCTGCCGCGGTGTATTGCCGGCGTAATCAAAGTGGCGGCGGAAACAATAGCGGCAGTGAATGGCGCAGCTTGGGTTA
The Pseudomonadales bacterium genome window above contains:
- the epmB gene encoding EF-P beta-lysylation protein EpmB, translating into MCRSLPELLAHCHLSPEDLPKQQQASDDFPIKVTPHFLSLIEKGQPNDPLLLQVLPQPQELSQHAAFISDPLDEASFNPLPGLVHKYRSRVLLISNPSCAIHCRYCFRRHFDYAGNTPRQADWQQAADYIAADSAINEVILSGGDPLSSNDSQLAALIHKLEPLSQLTTLRIHSRIPVVMPERITDSLLSLLAGSRLKIVLVLHINHAQEIASELREACQLLQRAGVRLLNQSVLLRGVNDSLAAQTALCHSLHQADIQAYYLHLLDKVQGAEHFLVSDDQARQLYRQMQAALAGYMLPKLVRETAKQPHKSLLPV